CAAACCGGGAATTTCCGGATAGATATGAAATTAAACATTTTCTGGGAATTGCCATGAAGGTTATGGTCAAACCCGATATGTTTGCTCATAAACTTTGTGCGCTATTAGACAGAACCATGCTAACCAACCGTGACGTATTTGATGTGTATTATTTCTTACTTCAAAAAACTCCGGTTAACAAATTGATTGTGGAAGAAAGAACGAAAATATCCCTGGAAGCATATTTGGATAAATGCATTTCACGAATTGATGATATTCCCCCGAAAAGCCTGCTAAATGGCATTGGTGAGCTGATAGACAATAACATGAAAGCTTTTGTCAGGAGCAAACTCAAAGCTGAAACTTTGCAAATGCTTAAGTTGTACAGGGAATTTCCACTGGTTGATTGAATATTAGCCGCATCAGTCATCAGTCAGGTTGCAAACAAACGACAAGAGGTGAGGGGTGAGAGATGAGATATGAGAGGTGAGATATGAGAGGTGAGAGGTGAGAAATTGAAAATGCTTAACTTCGAAAGTCACAAGAAAAGTTTATTCATGAGTCAGATTAATAGTTTCAGGGATTTGATCGTATTTCAGAAAGCTTATGAAGTTGCAATGGAAATATTTGAAATAACAAAGGAATTTCCCAAGGAAGAAAAGTATTCCCTTACTGATCAAATTAGACGATCCTCAAGATCTGTTACCTCAAACATTGCCGAAGCCTGGGCCAAAAG
This genomic window from Bacteroidota bacterium contains:
- a CDS encoding nucleotidyl transferase AbiEii/AbiGii toxin family protein; translated protein: MLDINRHKFFLLTLLKEIYADIELATALGFKGGTAHMLFYGLPRFSVDLDFNLLTPDKRNTVFKKIRDIVLKHGKIRDEAEKYFGLLLVLNYGLQERNLKIEISNREFPDRYEIKHFLGIAMKVMVKPDMFAHKLCALLDRTMLTNRDVFDVYYFLLQKTPVNKLIVEERTKISLEAYLDKCISRIDDIPPKSLLNGIGELIDNNMKAFVRSKLKAETLQMLKLYREFPLVD
- a CDS encoding four helix bundle protein, with translation MSQINSFRDLIVFQKAYEVAMEIFEITKEFPKEEKYSLTDQIRRSSRSVTSNIAEAWAKRIYVKKMLISMINNPDKFSR